One part of the Persephonella sp. genome encodes these proteins:
- the rpmI gene encoding 50S ribosomal protein L35, which produces MAKVKMKTNKTAAKRFKVTAKGKIKYWKGGISHYNTKKTRKRKRQGRKAKYVPENLKHKVAALIPNDV; this is translated from the coding sequence ATGGCTAAAGTTAAAATGAAAACTAACAAAACAGCGGCAAAAAGGTTCAAAGTAACAGCTAAAGGAAAGATAAAGTATTGGAAAGGTGGAATTTCCCACTACAACACAAAAAAAACAAGGAAAAGAAAAAGACAGGGAAGAAAGGCAAAATATGTCCCAGAAAATCTGAAACACAAAGTTGCTGCCTTAATCCCTAACGATGTATAA